A window from Populus trichocarpa isolate Nisqually-1 chromosome 3, P.trichocarpa_v4.1, whole genome shotgun sequence encodes these proteins:
- the LOC7493231 gene encoding uncharacterized protein LOC7493231, producing MSGGPPRVRAMNSIREPENKEPEKPATKKKPTNEKQPPQETESNNKSKKKGGSGKFVVLRQKSMNASCSSYASSESSSPLSRASSSSSSWSSGRTAVRRNAVMVRKKQCGGGGENEVLVGDNSTDDFQLQIKKRCAWVTPTTDPSYATFHDEEWGVPVHDDKKLFELLSLSGALAELTWPLILNKRHIFREVFLDFDPIDVSKLNEKRIAMPGSPASSLLSELKLRSIIENARQICKVTDEFGSFDKYIWNFVNHKPIISQFRYSRQVPVKTPKAELISKDLVKRGFRSVSPTVIYSFMQVAGLTNDHLINCFRFQECTTKGEARVKDDYLEAKTEVKELEDPIDVGLSRAVDD from the exons ATGTCGGGAGGCCCACCTAGAGTGCGGGCCATGAACAGCATCAGAGAACCGGAAAACAAGGAACCAGAAAAGCCGGCGACGAAGAAGAAACCCACCAACGAGAAACAGCCGCCGCAAGAAACGGAGTCCAACAACAAGAGCAAGAAGAAGGGTGGCAGTGGCAAATTCGTTGTTTTGAGACAAAAGTCCATGAATGCTTCCTGCTCCTCCTACGCCTCGTCGGAATCCTCGTCGCCGCTTAGCCGGGCGTCTTCGTCTTCCTCGTCGTGGTCTAGTGGGAGAACGGCGGTAAGAAGGAACGCGGTGATGGTAAGGAAGAAGcaatgtggtggtggtggtgagaaCGAAGTACTGGTGGGGGATAATAGCACCGATGACTTtcaacttcaaattaaaaaaagatgtgcTTGGGTTACACCTACTACTG ATCCAAGCTATGCCACTTTTCATGATGAAGAATGGGGAGTCCCGGTCCATGATGACAA GAAGCTGTTTGAACTGCTAAGCCTATCGGGTGCTTTGGCTGAACTTACATGGCCTCTCATTCTTAACAAAAGGCATATATTTAG GGAAGTCTTTTTGGATTTTGATCCAATTGACGTTTCCAAATTAAACGAGAAAAGGATAGCAATGCCAGGAAGCCCTGCCAGCTCCCTACTGTCAGAGCTAAAGCTCCGATCAATCATTGAGAATGCACGTCAAATTTGCAAG GTCACAGATGAGTTTGGGTCGTTTGATAAATACATCTGGAACTTTGTGAATCATAAGCCCATCATAAGCCAATTCCGATATTCCCGCCAAGTCCCAGTCAAGACTCCAAAAGCAGAGCTCATAAGCAAAGACCTGGTAAAAAGAGGGTTTCGAAGCGTCAGTCCAACAGTCATATACTCATTCATGCAAGTGGCTGGACTAACAAATGATCATCTCATAAATTGCTTTAGATTCCAAGAGTGTACAACCAAGGGAGAAGCAAGGGTAAAGGATGACTATCTTGAGGCTAAGACCGAAGTGAAAGAACTTGAGGATCCAATAGATGTTGGATTATCTAGAGCTGTCGATGACTAG